One window from the genome of Acidobacteriota bacterium encodes:
- the aroA gene encoding 3-phosphoshikimate 1-carboxyvinyltransferase gives MNETLPDPYPVRRAGRVEGVVEPPGSKSISHRALNLALVGRRPATIQNLLEADDIAAFSDVLERMGWRLERVSCGGVRVEPPRGGPPDGPVRLDCRSAGTLLRFLVASCAVTPGDWILDGSPRLRERPVGPLLRALRGLGARIDEVGRPGCAPVRVRGGSLNGGRIEIDAGESSQYVSALLMAGLRAEGPIQLLAPFLVSSPYVDTTLQVMADFASSVGSACAGGAREFRVEPHRPEAPGGHYRVAGDDSAAAYPAAAAALCGGRVRLRGLAAASTQGDRAFLGILERMGARVRMTPEAIEVEGGGSLGALDCDLSGMPDQVPTLAALAAFADGETTIRNVAHLRIKESDRLAAIGTELRRAGASVEELPHGLRIEGSPDLSAAPGSSRVAVDTYDDHRIAMSMALVGLRRGGLSIRRPEVVAKSYPGFWTDLEGITR, from the coding sequence ATGAACGAAACCCTGCCGGATCCCTATCCGGTACGGCGCGCCGGCCGCGTGGAGGGAGTCGTCGAGCCTCCGGGCTCGAAGAGCATCTCGCATCGGGCGCTCAACCTGGCGCTCGTCGGACGGCGGCCGGCGACGATCCAGAACCTGCTCGAAGCCGACGACATCGCCGCGTTCTCGGACGTCCTGGAGCGCATGGGGTGGCGGCTCGAGCGCGTCTCCTGCGGCGGAGTGCGGGTCGAACCACCGCGAGGTGGCCCGCCCGATGGGCCGGTGCGACTGGACTGCCGGAGCGCCGGCACCCTGCTGCGGTTCCTGGTCGCGAGCTGCGCGGTGACACCGGGCGACTGGATCCTCGACGGGTCGCCCCGACTCCGCGAACGACCGGTGGGTCCGCTTCTGCGAGCGCTCCGCGGACTCGGCGCGAGGATCGACGAAGTCGGCCGACCGGGCTGCGCCCCGGTGCGGGTCCGCGGGGGCTCTCTCAACGGCGGCCGGATCGAAATCGACGCCGGAGAGTCGAGCCAGTACGTGTCGGCCCTGCTGATGGCGGGCCTGCGGGCGGAGGGGCCGATCCAGCTTCTCGCGCCGTTTCTCGTCTCTAGTCCCTATGTGGACACAACTCTTCAGGTCATGGCCGATTTCGCTTCCTCCGTAGGGTCCGCATGCGCTGGCGGCGCGCGCGAGTTCCGGGTCGAACCTCACCGGCCGGAGGCGCCGGGAGGTCACTACCGCGTCGCCGGCGACGACTCCGCGGCGGCCTATCCCGCGGCGGCGGCCGCGCTGTGCGGCGGCCGCGTGCGGCTCCGGGGACTGGCCGCGGCCTCGACCCAGGGGGACCGCGCCTTCCTGGGGATCCTCGAGCGGATGGGCGCCCGGGTGCGGATGACGCCGGAGGCGATCGAAGTCGAGGGCGGGGGCTCCCTGGGCGCGCTCGACTGCGACCTCTCCGGGATGCCCGACCAGGTGCCGACCCTCGCCGCGCTCGCCGCCTTCGCGGACGGCGAGACGACGATCCGCAACGTGGCGCACCTGAGGATCAAGGAGAGCGACCGGCTGGCCGCGATCGGAACCGAGCTTCGGCGGGCGGGCGCCTCGGTCGAAGAGCTGCCGCACGGCCTGCGCATCGAGGGGAGTCCCGATCTTTCCGCGGCCCCCGGTTCTTCGCGCGTCGCGGTCGATACGTACGACGACCACCGCATCGCGATGAGTATGGCGCTCGTGGGCCTCCGCCGGGGAGGACTCTCGATTCGGCGCCCGGAGGTGGTTGCCAAGTCCTATCCCGGCTTCTGGACCGACCTTGAGGGAATTACACGATGA
- a CDS encoding UDP-2,3-diacylglucosamine diphosphatase — MRVAVVADAHLGGPGGSGEELAEQLRALETGRCARVLFLGDLFHLWIGSRRFETPEVRLLASVIRDLRSRGIRVSYVEGNRDFFVARGAYGDLFDDYGLEVRFEAGGLTYLAVHGDGLNRHDWRYLCWRRLSKNPISRWLAFRLPVAFGRRLVTSTERGLSGTNLEHKSRIPEGAIRSYAARRLAEGYDVLLLGHFHAARQWAVGGGEVRIANAWYDDRELLWLG; from the coding sequence ATGCGTGTCGCTGTGGTCGCCGATGCCCACCTGGGCGGTCCCGGGGGGAGCGGGGAAGAACTGGCCGAACAGCTCCGGGCGCTCGAGACCGGGCGCTGCGCCCGGGTGCTGTTTCTCGGCGACCTGTTCCACCTCTGGATCGGCTCGCGCCGTTTCGAGACACCCGAGGTGAGGCTGCTCGCGTCCGTGATCCGTGATCTGAGGAGCCGCGGCATCCGGGTTTCCTACGTGGAGGGAAACCGCGACTTCTTCGTCGCCCGTGGCGCGTACGGCGATCTCTTCGACGACTACGGCCTGGAGGTTCGCTTCGAGGCCGGCGGCCTGACGTATCTCGCGGTGCACGGCGATGGGTTGAATCGTCACGACTGGCGCTATCTCTGCTGGCGCAGGTTGTCGAAGAACCCGATCAGCCGATGGCTGGCCTTCCGGTTGCCGGTTGCGTTCGGCCGCCGGCTCGTGACCTCGACCGAGCGGGGGCTCTCCGGTACCAACCTGGAGCACAAGAGCCGGATTCCGGAGGGGGCGATCCGGAGTTACGCCGCCCGCCGTCTCGCCGAGGGGTACGACGTGCTCCTGCTCGGCCACTTCCACGCCGCGCGGCAGTGGGCCGTCGGCGGCGGAGAAGTGCGGATCGCGAATGCCTGGTACGACGACAGGGAGTTGCTGTGGCTGGGATGA
- a CDS encoding Mrp/NBP35 family ATP-binding protein, giving the protein MAEAVETRVRECLRTITFPGMKRDIVSFGFVQRVGVSGGDVVVDLRVPTRDPDAATEIRQRIVDAVGSLEGVSNVQVSLEVATAPAPATARDPSLLPGVSHVVAVASGKGGVGKSTVATNLSAAMAAAGLRVGLLDADIYGPSIPLMFGIDRRPEIVDGKIQPFERHGVRVMSLGFLLDPDTPVIWRGPMVMKALGQLLGDVDWGELDYLLLDLPPGTGDAALTLSQKLPLSGAVIVSTPQDVALIDARKGLAMFRKVEVPVLGMIENMSTFVCPHCGEATDIFKRGGVERTAELLGCEVLGAIPLDGALVRGSDAGVPIVVSAPDGPHTGIFQDIVVAVERRLVELASSRPTLTIV; this is encoded by the coding sequence ATGGCTGAAGCGGTTGAGACCAGGGTTCGCGAGTGCCTGCGGACGATCACCTTTCCCGGTATGAAGAGGGACATCGTCTCGTTCGGTTTCGTGCAGCGGGTGGGGGTGAGCGGCGGCGACGTGGTCGTCGATCTGCGGGTGCCGACCCGCGACCCCGACGCCGCCACGGAGATCCGGCAGCGCATCGTCGACGCGGTGGGCTCGCTCGAGGGCGTCTCGAACGTGCAGGTTTCGCTGGAAGTGGCGACGGCCCCGGCTCCGGCGACGGCGAGGGATCCGTCCCTCCTGCCGGGGGTCTCCCACGTCGTGGCGGTCGCGAGCGGGAAGGGAGGCGTCGGCAAGTCGACCGTGGCGACGAACCTGAGCGCGGCGATGGCGGCGGCCGGGCTGCGGGTCGGACTACTCGACGCGGACATCTACGGTCCTTCCATCCCGCTGATGTTCGGCATCGATCGCCGGCCCGAGATAGTTGACGGCAAGATCCAGCCCTTCGAGCGGCACGGCGTGCGCGTCATGTCGCTCGGCTTCCTCCTCGATCCGGACACGCCGGTCATCTGGCGCGGGCCGATGGTGATGAAGGCGCTCGGCCAACTGCTGGGCGACGTGGACTGGGGCGAACTCGACTACCTGCTGCTCGACCTGCCGCCCGGCACCGGCGACGCGGCGCTCACGCTCTCGCAGAAACTGCCCCTTTCCGGGGCCGTGATCGTCTCGACGCCCCAGGACGTCGCCCTGATCGACGCCCGCAAGGGCCTGGCCATGTTCCGCAAGGTCGAGGTTCCGGTGCTGGGAATGATCGAGAACATGTCCACCTTCGTCTGTCCGCACTGCGGAGAGGCGACCGACATCTTCAAGCGGGGAGGCGTCGAGCGCACGGCGGAGCTGCTCGGCTGCGAAGTCCTTGGGGCGATTCCGCTCGACGGCGCGCTGGTGCGGGGCAGCGACGCCGGTGTACCGATCGTCGTCTCGGCGCCCGACGGGCCGCATACGGGCATCTTCCAGGACATCGTCGTGGCGGTTGAGCGGCGGCTCGTGGAGCTCGCCTCCTCTCGACCGACCCTGACGATCGTCTAG
- a CDS encoding lysophospholipid acyltransferase family protein gives MAVATVTGNLYLAFGSALMGVAAAVASWLPGRDWAGVVARWWARGLLMTSGVRLRLDYAGGDHAAWRAATEGRPLVYMANHRSLYDVAALLAILESPVRFLTKRSLFRVPGFGWGLKAAGFVPVDREDRSRAAEAFAAAGKLLASNVSLVVFPEETRSSGPRMRPFQRGGFLLALKGRAPIAPIGIRGTGRIRRKGELAVRPARVELLFGEVMDPASVGVKGRRTFMGDVERCVGRLAGLETAGEGDG, from the coding sequence GTGGCGGTAGCGACCGTGACCGGCAACCTCTACCTCGCGTTCGGCAGCGCCCTGATGGGAGTTGCCGCGGCCGTCGCCTCGTGGCTGCCAGGCCGTGACTGGGCCGGAGTGGTGGCGCGGTGGTGGGCCCGGGGGTTGCTCATGACAAGCGGAGTCCGCCTGCGCCTGGACTACGCGGGGGGCGACCACGCGGCCTGGCGCGCGGCAACCGAGGGCCGTCCGCTGGTGTACATGGCGAACCACAGGAGCCTGTACGACGTGGCGGCCCTGCTCGCGATTCTGGAGTCGCCGGTGCGCTTCCTGACGAAGCGCAGCCTGTTTCGGGTGCCGGGATTCGGCTGGGGACTCAAGGCGGCGGGCTTCGTGCCGGTGGATCGCGAGGATCGCAGCCGCGCCGCGGAGGCGTTCGCCGCCGCCGGCAAGTTGCTGGCCTCGAACGTCTCCCTGGTCGTGTTCCCCGAGGAGACGCGGAGTTCCGGGCCCAGGATGAGGCCGTTTCAGCGCGGCGGATTCCTGCTGGCCCTCAAGGGGCGGGCGCCGATCGCTCCGATCGGCATCCGCGGCACGGGGCGCATCCGGCGCAAGGGCGAGCTGGCGGTGCGTCCGGCCAGGGTCGAGTTGCTGTTCGGCGAGGTGATGGATCCCGCCAGCGTCGGCGTGAAGGGGCGGCGTACGTTCATGGGGGACGTCGAGCGGTGCGTCGGCCGATTGGCGGGCCTCGAAACGGCGGGAGAAGGCGATGGCTGA
- a CDS encoding ABC transporter permease — protein MQQAAPRILLDYGAPLRHVGNLSMLAGRGLTALVRPPYEFRSWLHQMEHLGVSSLGVAAVTTLFTGMVLALQTAYSLPELGVKYYIGSVVSKSLTRELGPVLVALIVGGRIGSGMTAELGTMKVTEQIDAMRSMAADPVKKLVVPKLAASLIMLPVLTILGDFLGILGGLFIATNQLNLSYGLYTNDVLQALTLGDVLNGLGKSVFFALFIAIIGCYNGLTASGGAEGVGRATTRTVVWASIMVLVSDFFLTKLFHVLS, from the coding sequence ATGCAACAGGCTGCACCCAGGATTCTGCTCGATTATGGGGCCCCGCTACGCCATGTCGGCAACCTCTCAATGCTCGCCGGCCGCGGTCTGACGGCTCTCGTCAGACCGCCGTACGAGTTCCGGTCATGGCTTCATCAGATGGAACATCTCGGCGTCAGTTCCCTCGGAGTCGCCGCGGTCACCACTCTGTTCACGGGCATGGTCCTGGCGCTGCAGACCGCGTACAGCCTGCCTGAGCTGGGGGTCAAGTACTACATCGGAAGCGTGGTTTCGAAGTCGCTGACCCGGGAACTCGGACCGGTCCTCGTCGCCCTGATCGTCGGCGGTCGGATCGGATCCGGCATGACCGCGGAACTGGGCACGATGAAGGTCACCGAGCAGATCGACGCGATGCGCTCCATGGCGGCCGATCCGGTCAAGAAGCTGGTTGTGCCGAAGCTTGCCGCCAGCCTGATCATGCTCCCCGTTCTCACGATTCTGGGCGATTTCCTGGGCATCCTCGGCGGCCTGTTCATCGCCACGAACCAGTTGAACCTGTCCTACGGCCTCTACACGAACGACGTCCTGCAGGCGCTGACGCTGGGAGACGTCCTGAACGGTCTCGGCAAGTCGGTGTTCTTCGCCCTGTTCATCGCGATCATCGGCTGCTACAACGGCCTGACGGCGAGCGGCGGTGCCGAAGGAGTGGGGCGTGCCACCACGAGAACCGTCGTCTGGGCATCCATCATGGTGCTCGTATCTGACTTTTTTCTGACGAAGCTGTTCCATGTCCTTTCCTGA
- a CDS encoding ABC transporter ATP-binding protein codes for MSFPEQPAHPNRDEVLYAVRGLCRRFGDRTVLDDLSFDVMRGECLVVLGRSGSGKSLTLRQLNGLDEAEAGSVLFEGTDLVQLTERQLYPLRRRIAMLFQSAALFDSIDVLENVAFPLREHGRLSDGEIRQRVAGSLAWVGLSGIEDRMPAALSGGMKKRVALARSLVQEPEVVLFDEPTAGLDPVTSATIAELIRSTQAEFGTTSVVVTHDLRLAREVGDRVALLDGGRFCFIGTWEQAEQSTDPALRAFLEGRQPPSEEDIDAA; via the coding sequence ATGTCCTTTCCTGAGCAGCCGGCGCACCCCAACCGCGACGAAGTGCTCTATGCCGTCCGCGGGCTCTGCCGCCGTTTCGGCGACCGGACCGTCCTCGACGACCTGAGTTTCGACGTCATGCGCGGCGAATGCCTGGTCGTCCTCGGACGTTCCGGTTCCGGCAAGAGCCTCACCCTGAGGCAGCTCAACGGACTCGACGAGGCCGAAGCAGGCAGCGTGCTGTTCGAAGGAACCGATCTCGTCCAGTTGACCGAGCGCCAGTTGTACCCGCTGCGGCGGCGGATCGCGATGCTGTTCCAGTCGGCGGCCCTCTTCGACTCGATCGACGTGCTGGAGAACGTCGCCTTCCCGCTCCGCGAGCACGGCAGGCTGAGCGACGGCGAGATCCGTCAACGCGTCGCGGGCTCCCTGGCATGGGTAGGCCTGTCCGGGATCGAGGACCGCATGCCGGCGGCCCTGTCGGGCGGGATGAAGAAACGGGTCGCTCTCGCTCGCTCCCTGGTCCAGGAGCCCGAAGTCGTTCTCTTCGACGAACCCACGGCGGGCCTCGATCCCGTCACCTCGGCGACGATCGCCGAGCTGATCCGAAGCACCCAGGCCGAGTTCGGAACCACCTCGGTGGTCGTCACCCACGACCTGCGGCTCGCGCGCGAGGTGGGCGACCGCGTCGCTCTCCTGGATGGCGGCCGGTTCTGCTTCATCGGCACGTGGGAGCAGGCCGAGCAAAGCACGGATCCGGCGCTCAGAGCGTTCCTGGAAGGTCGACAACCGCCCTCGGAGGAGGACATCGATGCAGCGTGA
- a CDS encoding MlaD family protein produces MQRDSNTAKVGLTVLAALVVLAAFILAIGDQSFLFRASNTYRIMFPSAAGLLEDNPVQLNGVTVGKVDRILLSERPDSEMLEVRISVERRYANRLRHDSLARIKTLGLLGDKYVEITSGSPDAPRINPGEEIPAALPTDVDDLIASGADVVDYVVSTAQSLSTILARMERGEGLLGELVAGREDKRITDTVIHTLESIDRLTTQVEAGEGVLGRLLTDEEMGDQLASSLDNIDETLALLREGDGLAPALLRDGELKTRFESTLAETEIAAADLRAIAADLRDADGLLPRLLTDEELSESLTTEVEELLGRLNSTLEQVAEGDGTAARLINDPAIYQALDDLVVGINESRLLRWLVRNRQKAGIKKRYREAQDEESR; encoded by the coding sequence ATGCAGCGTGACTCGAACACAGCCAAGGTGGGCCTGACGGTGCTCGCGGCGCTCGTCGTCCTGGCCGCCTTCATCCTCGCCATCGGCGACCAGAGTTTTCTGTTCCGGGCCAGCAACACGTACCGCATCATGTTCCCGAGCGCCGCCGGCCTGCTGGAGGACAACCCGGTTCAGTTGAACGGCGTGACGGTCGGCAAGGTGGACCGCATCTTGCTGAGCGAGCGGCCGGACAGCGAGATGCTGGAAGTGCGGATCAGCGTCGAACGCCGGTACGCCAACCGGCTACGCCACGACTCCTTGGCCCGGATCAAGACGCTGGGACTGCTCGGCGACAAGTACGTCGAGATCACGTCGGGCTCCCCCGACGCGCCCCGCATCAACCCCGGCGAGGAGATTCCCGCCGCCCTGCCCACTGACGTCGACGACCTGATCGCCAGCGGCGCGGATGTGGTCGACTACGTCGTCTCGACCGCGCAGTCCCTGTCGACCATCCTCGCGCGCATGGAGCGCGGCGAGGGGCTGCTTGGCGAGCTCGTCGCCGGACGCGAGGACAAGCGGATCACCGACACGGTGATCCACACGCTGGAATCGATCGATCGCCTGACCACCCAGGTGGAGGCAGGCGAGGGCGTGCTCGGCCGCCTCTTGACCGACGAGGAGATGGGGGACCAGCTCGCCTCGTCCCTGGACAACATCGACGAAACCCTGGCCCTGCTGCGCGAGGGCGACGGTTTGGCGCCGGCCCTGCTCCGCGACGGTGAACTCAAGACCCGTTTCGAGTCGACTCTGGCCGAGACGGAGATCGCCGCGGCCGACCTGCGCGCCATCGCCGCCGACCTGCGGGACGCCGACGGACTGCTGCCGCGGCTGCTGACCGACGAGGAACTGAGCGAATCGCTGACGACCGAGGTGGAGGAACTCCTGGGGAGGCTGAACTCGACGCTCGAGCAGGTCGCCGAAGGCGACGGCACGGCGGCCAGGCTGATCAACGATCCCGCGATCTACCAGGCGCTCGACGACCTCGTCGTCGGCATCAACGAATCGAGGCTGCTGCGCTGGCTGGTCCGCAACCGCCAGAAGGCGGGGATCAAGAAGCGCTACCGCGAGGCGCAGGACGAGGAAAGCCGATGA
- a CDS encoding Fe(2+)-trafficking protein translates to MIVCARCNKEREALGDPPLPGSLGEEIGLRVCAGCWDEWMAMEIKVINELRLNFMDPDAQATLSRHMKDFLFPAEADPAGRLDFDSIGEPA, encoded by the coding sequence ATGATCGTCTGCGCCCGCTGCAACAAGGAGCGCGAAGCGCTGGGCGATCCGCCGCTCCCCGGTTCCCTCGGCGAAGAGATCGGCCTCCGCGTCTGCGCCGGCTGCTGGGACGAATGGATGGCGATGGAGATCAAGGTGATCAACGAGCTGCGCCTGAACTTCATGGACCCCGACGCGCAGGCGACGCTCTCCCGCCACATGAAGGACTTCCTCTTCCCGGCCGAAGCCGACCCTGCCGGGCGACTCGACTTCGACTCGATCGGCGAACCGGCCTAG
- a CDS encoding SelT/SelW/SelH family (seleno)protein: MSRVTIEYCVMUNYRPRAAGLAAQLKERFDLDSELVDGSGGVFEVALDGRPVFSKKQLGRFPNNGEVETAVADLL; this comes from the coding sequence ATGAGCCGAGTCACCATCGAATACTGCGTGATGTGAAACTACCGCCCCCGAGCCGCCGGTCTGGCGGCTCAGTTGAAGGAGCGGTTCGACCTCGACTCGGAACTCGTGGACGGCAGCGGCGGCGTGTTCGAGGTCGCCCTGGACGGCCGTCCGGTGTTCTCGAAGAAGCAACTCGGCCGCTTCCCGAACAACGGCGAAGTCGAGACCGCGGTCGCGGACCTGCTCTAG
- the folE gene encoding GTP cyclohydrolase I FolE yields the protein MRVLEPVESLATQEQRQQEAAIRVPDEQRVERLAKHVRDMLVELGLDLDEPNLRTTHERVARMYLEMFRGLDQGSKPRVTTFPNEENYRAMVMEKDIPFYSMCSHHLVPFYGHAHIAYVPGDKILGLSKFARILEFYAKRPQLQERLTEQVVSFLEEELRPRGAMVVIEARHLCVEMRGVEKSGAMTVTSALRGIFHERPIREEFLDLLKGR from the coding sequence ATGCGTGTTCTGGAGCCGGTGGAGTCGCTTGCGACCCAGGAGCAGAGACAGCAGGAGGCCGCGATCCGTGTTCCGGACGAGCAGCGGGTGGAGCGCCTTGCGAAGCACGTTCGGGACATGCTCGTCGAACTCGGGCTCGACCTGGACGAGCCGAACCTGCGCACCACCCACGAGCGGGTGGCGCGGATGTACCTGGAGATGTTCCGGGGCCTGGATCAGGGTTCGAAGCCGCGGGTCACGACCTTTCCGAACGAGGAGAACTACCGGGCGATGGTCATGGAGAAGGACATCCCGTTCTACTCCATGTGTTCGCATCACCTGGTGCCCTTCTACGGGCACGCGCATATCGCCTACGTGCCCGGCGACAAGATCCTGGGGCTGTCCAAGTTCGCGCGGATTCTCGAGTTCTACGCCAAGCGGCCGCAGCTCCAGGAGCGCCTCACCGAGCAGGTGGTCAGCTTCCTCGAAGAGGAGCTCCGGCCGCGCGGCGCGATGGTCGTGATCGAAGCCCGGCATCTCTGCGTGGAGATGCGGGGCGTCGAGAAGTCCGGCGCGATGACCGTGACGTCCGCTCTCCGGGGCATCTTCCACGAACGGCCGATCCGGGAAGAGTTCCTGGATCTCCTGAAGGGTCGTTGA
- a CDS encoding GWxTD domain-containing protein, whose protein sequence is MRRTAALVLALVGAASAAVAAESLERLHPDDLINPFLGPTYTRWMVGPVGQLADEEERTLFLLLESNEEAAAFIEEFWSRRDGKLKRQFELRAAEADKRYSESGLLGRRTDRGMVYVLFGDPDKTEWEEHRDIDDPHIELWTYPKGAAKGLNGKKPSRRYRFARDGDVMRLFSNDPNDPNNRRRRMIRRIREPPRRPWR, encoded by the coding sequence GTGCGGCGCACGGCGGCCCTGGTCCTGGCCCTGGTGGGCGCGGCCTCGGCGGCGGTGGCTGCCGAGAGCCTCGAGCGGCTTCATCCGGACGACCTGATCAACCCCTTCCTGGGGCCCACTTACACGCGCTGGATGGTGGGCCCGGTCGGCCAGCTCGCCGACGAGGAGGAACGGACCCTCTTCCTGCTGCTCGAATCGAACGAGGAGGCGGCAGCCTTCATCGAAGAGTTCTGGAGCCGAAGAGACGGCAAGCTGAAGCGGCAGTTCGAGCTGCGTGCCGCCGAGGCCGACAAACGCTACTCGGAATCCGGCCTCCTCGGCCGTCGAACGGACCGCGGCATGGTCTACGTCCTGTTCGGCGACCCCGACAAGACGGAGTGGGAGGAGCACCGCGACATCGATGACCCGCACATCGAACTCTGGACGTATCCCAAGGGCGCGGCCAAGGGTCTGAACGGCAAGAAGCCGTCGCGCCGGTACCGCTTCGCCCGTGACGGCGACGTGATGCGGCTGTTCTCCAACGACCCGAACGACCCGAACAATCGCCGTCGCCGGATGATCCGCCGGATCAGGGAACCGCCCCGCCGCCCCTGGCGGTAG
- a CDS encoding 6-carboxytetrahydropterin synthase: MPGTFSLRLDKEDFKFSAAHFTVFGETEAETLHGHNYRVTVELSGSDLDDLDFLVPAAATKRDVRAECAALDEKVLLPAGCPHVEVVEHGATVTAVLGARRYQFPPAEVVLLPVANVTVEALARFLWQRLRDRWEHLRDRIRVVEVTVTETPGQGASYRCSL, encoded by the coding sequence GTGCCCGGTACCTTCTCGCTTCGCCTCGACAAGGAGGACTTCAAGTTCTCCGCGGCGCACTTCACCGTCTTCGGGGAAACGGAGGCGGAGACGCTTCACGGTCACAACTACCGCGTGACGGTGGAACTGAGCGGCTCCGACCTCGACGACCTGGACTTCCTCGTACCCGCCGCCGCCACGAAGCGGGATGTTCGCGCTGAATGCGCCGCCCTGGATGAGAAGGTCCTGCTGCCGGCAGGCTGCCCGCACGTCGAAGTCGTAGAGCACGGCGCCACGGTGACGGCGGTACTGGGAGCCCGGCGCTACCAGTTTCCGCCCGCCGAAGTCGTCCTGCTGCCCGTCGCTAACGTCACGGTCGAGGCGCTCGCGCGATTTCTCTGGCAGCGTCTCCGGGATCGATGGGAGCACCTTCGAGATCGGATCCGTGTCGTTGAGGTCACCGTGACCGAGACTCCCGGGCAGGGCGCCAGCTACCGGTGCAGTCTGTAG
- a CDS encoding helix-turn-helix domain-containing protein, with amino-acid sequence MPSRSFRWRPRQALVWWTGGKDSAWALYLLQQDPAWDVLGLIAPVSEMNGRVLLHGVRSEMLEQQAAALGLPLQLVPVDWTTSQREREAAYQRALSAARAEGLEFVVFGDLSSQERRERQSLGVGRIGMEAIFPLWRRDSREHAKELAAAGVSSWVCSVDTGAAPAELAGKRYDEVFVDALPKAVDPVGENNEFHTFVEWAPGWHRRVPVAATRRIEVYDFAFAEMELVDQDERPTGDAGAVNTLPDGADPFSYFDRLARVRRYVDEHLAEDLDGNSVADVAAMSPGGFSRYLRQHVGTTFVVWLAHRRVERACRLLQEHNDAVGQIGYSVGFHNERTFRRVFHDHVGCSPSEYRKRWLEKRVPAEPASDLRL; translated from the coding sequence ATGCCAAGCCGCTCGTTTCGGTGGCGTCCGCGCCAAGCTCTGGTCTGGTGGACCGGTGGCAAGGACTCGGCATGGGCGCTGTATCTGCTACAGCAGGATCCTGCCTGGGACGTGCTCGGTCTCATCGCGCCGGTGAGCGAGATGAACGGTCGCGTCCTCCTTCACGGCGTGCGCAGCGAGATGCTGGAGCAGCAGGCGGCCGCGCTGGGGCTACCGCTGCAGTTGGTTCCGGTCGACTGGACCACTTCGCAGCGCGAGCGTGAAGCCGCCTATCAACGGGCCCTGAGCGCTGCTCGGGCGGAAGGCCTGGAGTTCGTCGTATTCGGCGATCTCTCGTCGCAAGAACGTCGTGAGCGCCAGTCGTTGGGAGTCGGGCGGATCGGGATGGAGGCGATCTTTCCCCTCTGGCGCCGGGATTCTCGCGAGCATGCGAAGGAGCTGGCGGCCGCCGGGGTGTCCTCCTGGGTGTGCTCGGTCGATACGGGAGCCGCTCCCGCTGAACTCGCTGGCAAACGCTACGACGAAGTCTTCGTGGACGCCCTGCCGAAGGCCGTGGACCCTGTGGGCGAGAACAACGAGTTCCACACGTTCGTGGAGTGGGCACCGGGTTGGCACCGGCGGGTCCCGGTGGCCGCCACCCGGCGGATCGAGGTCTACGACTTCGCATTCGCGGAGATGGAGCTCGTGGACCAGGACGAGCGCCCAACCGGTGATGCTGGTGCCGTGAATACACTCCCGGACGGCGCCGACCCCTTCAGCTACTTCGACCGGCTGGCCCGGGTCCGCCGCTACGTGGACGAACACCTCGCTGAAGACCTGGACGGCAACTCCGTGGCCGACGTCGCGGCGATGTCACCAGGGGGCTTTTCGAGATACCTCCGGCAGCACGTCGGCACGACGTTCGTCGTCTGGTTGGCCCACCGCCGGGTCGAACGAGCCTGCCGCCTGCTGCAGGAGCACAACGACGCTGTCGGCCAGATCGGCTACTCCGTGGGATTCCACAACGAACGGACCTTTCGCCGGGTCTTCCATGACCATGTGGGCTGCAGTCCGTCGGAGTATCGGAAGCGGTGGCTCGAGAAGAGGGTGCCCGCCGAGCCGGCTTCGGACCTCCGGCTCTAG
- a CDS encoding PDZ domain-containing protein — translation MREWLLSVLVVVIVSPLIAAEVGQGVPVGEEVGYMGVGFAVDPDTGQVHVEHVVPQAPAFLGGVRAGDILDTVNGVEVRFKSHSDVLEFFARSAGPGVPVRMSYLRNGAKAVRVEVTPTVRPEGVAERNYKAVLCKDGALFASRQPR, via the coding sequence ATGCGAGAGTGGCTGTTGTCTGTCTTGGTCGTGGTGATCGTTTCCCCGTTGATAGCGGCAGAGGTCGGCCAAGGCGTCCCCGTTGGAGAAGAGGTCGGCTACATGGGTGTCGGCTTTGCGGTTGATCCTGACACCGGGCAGGTTCATGTGGAGCATGTGGTTCCTCAAGCACCTGCTTTTCTGGGTGGCGTCAGAGCTGGCGACATCCTGGATACCGTGAACGGCGTCGAAGTGCGATTCAAGAGCCACAGCGACGTGTTGGAGTTCTTCGCTCGATCTGCAGGCCCTGGGGTTCCGGTGAGAATGTCCTATCTGCGGAACGGAGCAAAGGCTGTACGGGTAGAAGTAACGCCCACAGTTCGCCCAGAGGGAGTGGCCGAGAGGAACTACAAGGCTGTTCTGTGCAAAGACGGCGCGCTGTTTGCCAGCAGACAGCCCCGTTAG